The following are encoded together in the Choloepus didactylus isolate mChoDid1 chromosome 7, mChoDid1.pri, whole genome shotgun sequence genome:
- the LOC119539101 gene encoding histone H2B type 1-C/E/F/G/I-like, which yields MPEPAKSAPVPKKGSKKAVTKAQKKDGKKRKRSRKESYSVYVYKVLKQVHPDTGISSKAMGIMNSFVNDIFERIAGEASRLAHYNKRSTITSREIQTAVRLLLPGELAKHAVSEGTKAVTKYTSSK from the coding sequence ATGCCTGAACCAGCCAAATCAGCTCCTGTCCCAAAGAAAGGCTCCAAGAAGGCAGTAACCAAAGCACAGAAAAAGGATGGCAAGAAGCGCAAACGCAGCCGCAAGGAGAGCTATTCGGTCTACGTTTACAAGGTGCTGAAGCAGGTTCACCCCGACACTGGTATTTCGTCCAAGGCTATGGGTATCATGAATTCCTTTGTTAACGACATTTTTGAGCGTATCGCAGGCGAGGCGTCGCGCTTGGCTCACTACAACAAGCGTTCGACTATCACCTCCAGGGAGATTCAGACCGCTGTGCGCTTGCTGCTTCCCGGGGAGCTGGCTAAACACGCGGTGTCCGAAGGCACTAAGGCTGTCACCAAGTACACCAGCTCCAAGTAA
- the LOC119539096 gene encoding histone H2B type 1-M produces the protein MPEPTKSAPAPKKGSKKAVTKAQKKDGKKRKRSRKESYSVYVYKVLKQVHPDTGISSKAMGIMNSFVNDIFERIAGEASRLAHYNKRSTITSREIQTAVRLLLPGELAKHAVSEGTKAVTKYTSSK, from the coding sequence ATGCCTGAACCCACCAAATCGGCCCCAGCCCCTAAGAAGGGCTCCAAGAAGGCGGTGACCAAGGCGCAGAAGAAGGATGGCAAAAAGCGCAAGCGCAGCCGCAAGGAGAGTTACTCGGTTTACGTGTATAAGGTACTAAAGCAGGTCCACCCCGACACCGGCATCTCATCCAAGGCCATGGGCATCATGAACTCGTTTGTCAACGACATCTTTGAGCGCATCGCGGGTGAGGCATCGCGTCTGGCGCATTACAACAAGCGATCGACCATTACCTCCAGGGAGATCCAGACAGCTGTGCGCCTGCTGCTGCCCGGGGAACTGGCCAAGCACGCCGTGTCCGAGGGCACCAAGGCCGTCACGAAGTACACCAGCTCCAAGTAA
- the H1-4 gene encoding histone H1.4: MSETAPAAPATPAPAEKTPVKKKPRKSAGAAKRKASGPPVSELITKAVAASKERSGVSLAALKKALAAAGYDVEKNNSRIKLGLKSLVSKGTLVQTKGTGASGSFKLNKKATPGEAKPKAKKGGATKPKKPAGAAKKPKKATGSATPKKSAKKTPKKAKKPAAAAGAKKAAKSPKKAKAAKPKKAPKSPAKTKAVKPKAAKPKTAKPKAAKPKKAAAKKK; this comes from the coding sequence ATGTCCGAGACTGCGCCCGCCGCACCCGCCACCCCGGCCCCTGCTGAGAAGACGCCAGTGAAGAAGAAGCCTCGCAAGTCTGCGGGTGCTGCGAAACGCAAGGCGTCTGGGCCCCCGGTGTCCGAGCTCATCACCAAGGCGGTGGCTGCTTCCAAGGAGCGTAGTGGAGTGTCTCTTGCTGCGCTCAAGAAGGCATTGGCAGCTGCTGGCTACGACGTGGAGAAGAATAACAGCCGCATCAAGTTAGGTCTCAAAAGCTTGGTGAGCAAGGGCACCCTAGTGCAGACAAAGGGTACTGGTGCTTCTGGCTCCTTCAAGCTCAACAAAAAGGCTACTCCCGGGGAAGCCAAGCCTAAGGCCAAGAAGGGGGGCGCAACCAAGCCCAAGAAGCCCGCCGGCGCAGCCAAGAAGCCCAAGAAGGCGACGGGGTCGGCCACCCCAAAAAAGAGCGCCAAGAAGACTCCAAAGAAGGCTAAGAAACCGGCGGCGGCTGCTGGAGCCAAAAAGGCTGCAAAGAGTCCGAAAAAGGCGAAAGCAGCCAAGCCGAAGAAGGCGCCCAAGAGTCCAGCAAAGACCAAAGCGGTGAAACCCAAGGCGGCAAAGCCAAAGACCGCCAAGCCGAAGGCAGCCAAGCCAAAGAAGGCGGCAGCgaagaagaaatag